The nucleotide sequence TAACCAAGCCTAGAATTCTTCACCAATTTTGGTCCTACCTGCTGTCTCTTAGGCCCCGCCCCAAAGCATAAATCCCACTCTATGTAATGGGCTGGTCCCAAATTTGTTATGTAAACCaagttgcctctgcctctcagtgtgtggactaaaggcgtgtgctaccatgccctgcCTGAAACTCTAGATTCTTAGTGAGTAAGTAAATAATAGCCATCCTAGGCTCTGCCCACAAATACAAGCCCCCCACCTCTTCTGAGTAAACCACACCCTCCATCTTTGCCTTCTTGCCCTTTAGAATCCTGACTTTTGGCCTAGGCTGGGAGTCTTTATTCTGTGCTAAATCCCTTCTGAGCTTCTCAAACATAAGCCCTGCCCCATGTCCAAGAATAGAAAGAAGTTGCCCTGGGAAAACATGGAGTGCAGATTCAAAACAGAGAGcttgggctggcgagatggctcggtACCCACTGGCACCTCTGGCCAAgactgaagatctgagtttgatccctggagcccacaaggtggaaggaaagaagtcctgaaagttgtcctctggctgtcctgcatgaacacacacccgtgcacacacacacacacacatacatacatacatacattaataaaataCATTACATCAACAAAAAGCCCCCGTTATACTGACTGACTCTTCATCGGATAATCTGTTCTGGACCCTCTGATTGGTTCTTGCTTTCCAAACTTGCTCTTGATTGGGCGAGTCCCATACATTACAACCTAAAAGCAAGCCCAATTCTGAAGGGTAGggtagggaggagggagaagggaaggaaggcaaaGGCTATTGAGATTCTTCCCCGGAACAGTGCAGTTGGATGTGTGATAGTCTGTGGCTTCAGCTTCTGTGCCTCGGTTTCTTCATCATGGCCACCTACCTCTTCATCGCACATTGTAGGGATTAAGTGAATGCCTGTATGGTACCTGTATTTGTCAAGCATTTGTGGTCATGAGTGTGTAATCTCGGACAAGTCTCATTGCCTCTCTAATCTCGGCAAGCCAGGGGTTCCTTGACCTCTTCATTAGATGTCCCTGTGATCCCCAGACCTctctttcccaccccacccccagtcatTGGGGACTAAGATTGTAATCAGAAATAACTCggggccaggtagtggtggcacacctttgatcccagaacctggggagggaggcagaggcaggtggatctctgagtttgaggccagcctggtccacagagagttccaggacaaccaaggttacccagagaaaccatgtctcaaaatttAGGGGAGTGGGGCCTCTAGCAGGGAGGAGACAAGCTTGATCCAAAAGCTCCCAGAACACGGAAGGCTAAAGACATTTCTCCATGGCCCAGTTTAGAGATATGTTATCCAGAATTTCTCTGGGAAGGGCTCATCTTGActggagacaggaaaagaaaaggcagggtGGGGCGAAGAAtctgagggagcaggaggagaggcaggacaCGAATTCCCTTCTAGGCCCGCCCCTAGAAGCATTAGGGTGTGGGGGGGGCAGCTCAGGACCAAGGTCACTGTGTCATTGTTACCATGGCAACGGCCACCTCTCAACAGGGAACCTGGAAAAAGGTGGAGGAAGGGagttccagcccccccccccccccggtgtgAGGACTGAGAAAATTGGGTGATAGGGAGCATAGTACAGGAAATAGACCCACCTCTCTCAGGACGGCCAGGCTCAGAGCCCTGTATATCCTGGGTGCTGAATACATGGCCTTCAGAGAGAAAGGTCTGAGAGAATTCAGCCCCCAGAGgtcctggaagaaaagaaagagaaaagacaagagCGTAGGGCGTCTCCGCTTCCCTGAGTCTTCAAGCCCTCTAGGGTCACTGAGCCCTAAATCCTCTTCACTGCCCACAGTCCTGGGCCTTCAGGCTTGTCCAACCTTGAAGCTGTCCATCACTAGCATCCTACTGGTGCCAGAAGCAATTCCAGTTTGATATATATGCCTTTAAATTCTTCCTACCTGAGGGCTCATCTGAGACACAAAGCATTTAGTACCAAAAGATGCCTTCTAATCCCAAAGTGGAAGAAGAGGTGAAGAGAGGGGGTACTGCACTTTCTCCAATCAGGGGCCTTTTCCCTCTTAGGAGTGACCCCTTCACAAATTCTAACATTCCCTCCCAAAATTCCCTTAGGGAATCCCGGCCACCCCAGTTTCCCATTCCATCCCAGGAAGCTCCACAGTCCCCTCCCTTGGTGTCTAAGAAACAGGTGTCTTTTCCTCCCCGGGCCAGTTTTGTTCCCCTGGAAACGTTCGCCCCCTGCCGGCCACAAGCTGGAACTGCAGGGACTGTCGGCCCGCACGGACAAAGAGACATCAGAACCGCATCAGAGTCCAGTTAAGGGTCGCTAAATTCCTGATTTTTTAACGTTTATTTAGCTCTTGGATGTTCATCAGCCTAGGAGTCTGAGTATTCAAGCGTAAAGATTCCATATCCCTGGCTCAATGGTCAACGAAAGAAAGCTAACTTTTCTTGAAGCCAGGACTCCGTGAGGTCGTCTGTGGTGCGGATTTCAAACACCTGGGTAGAGAGAAAGAGGTCTCAGCATTATGATCCAGTGAGACTTCCTGACCCCTCAGACTAAGGAGCCCAGATCCAAGCCCTCCTCCTTCAACCCCAGGAGCCCAGACCTCTATGTGGATCCTCCCTCAGACCCTGGAGTCCAAGCCCAGCTCTTCGCTCAGATCTGAGGATCCAGGCCCAACCCTCCTCTCTCAGATCCAGGGGTCTGCTCCACAGTCCCAGGGGCTCAACCCCTGGCTTCCTCCCCCAGACCCCAGGGTCACCCAGCCTCTCCAGAGCTAGGGCTCCTTCTGGACCTTCGTAAGCTCCGCCGTCTGCACCAGTCTGTTTTTGCTCCCCGCATACATCATCTGTTGCTCAGGCTTGCAGCCTGTGTGGAGAAGAGAAGAACGGGTATGGCTGGGGGCATGACTCCGGGTTGGTAAAACTCAAGCAGTCATGTAGACACTGCAGTTTAAGGAGGATTGTAGCAGGACCCTGAAGGCTGTACTCAGGGTTTCTAGATTTGTTTAGGAGCTTCAGGTTACAGTGAAGGtgtctgggagaaggaagattcAGGCCTCTGGTGAGAACTTCCTGGTAACATGAACAAGAATGTGTGCACTCTTGACGAACCTAAGTGCCTACCTCCACTTCACGGCTCCCACATACAGCGTaccccacacatatacatgattACACTTTTTtccttagacagggtctctctatgtagcccagactggccttgaattcacaaagatctgcttgcccctgcctcctggtgCGGGAGCTAAGGGCTTTGCCTGTCCCGTTTGTTCAGAtaaggtttcactctgtagcccaggctaggctggGACTCAAGCTCCTTcaagcctcagcctcccaagggctgagactACAGGCAGAACACAACTATGTCTGGCTACAGTACCTTCAGAGTACTTTTTTTGGAAGggggttgttttgtgtttgtttgtttgtttgtttgtttgaaacaggatctctctctatagccctggctgtcctggaacttactatgcagaccagactggtctcaaattcacagtctgtgtgctagcattaaaggcatgcaccaacatacCCAGCTACTATTATAGccctgtgttcattttttttttgatggtgctgggaatagaactcagggctTGCAACAAACCGGGCTGGTGCTCTACCCATATCCATACTTGTAGGTGCCTATACCCACTTACATACACCTCTAGAGCCATACAAACAcccgcatgcacacatacacgcatgcatgcacgcactgCTCCTCGGCATCTAAGACCCTTTCCTCAGGACAGTTAGGGCCGTGTCTCACCCACGGGGCTGGAGAAGATGAAGCACAGAGGGTAAGACACCCTGCCATCGGCATGCACGTACTTGTAGCTGTAAACCACGAACCTACGGCAGAGAAAGGAAAGTCACACTAGGACCCAGGAAGCAGTCCAGTTGCTGTTCTTTGAGTTCATGTCCTCGGATCCAGAGCTGGTTATGGCAGacctacctgtaatcccagcacttgcgagggaTACAGGAGGAGCTGAAGCTGAGTtaacctcagctacacagtgagtttgaggccagcccggacttcatcagttcctgtctcaactacttaaaaaatgtaatttggccgggcagtggtggcacacgcctttaatcccagcactcgggagcagaggcagacagatctctgtcagttcaaggccagcctggtctacagagtgagttctacaacaggctccaaagctacagagaaaccctgtctcgaaaaaccaaaaggaaaaaaaaaacgtaaaTTAATGTTGAGCGTTCTCAGCCACGGGGTTATTCACTTGAAGCTCAGACTCCCAGGGAGATGCCCTGGAACATGCGTGTGATGTGAGACTCGTGCTGGGCCCCACGCTTCCCTATCCCAGCAGTGAAACCTGAGGGCACAGCAATCACAAGGAGATGCTGAGAGCTGGTGCCTGACCCAGGAGGTGGAACTGGATGTGAGTCAAGATGCTAAGCACCACCGTCCAACGGGTCAGATTTCACACAAAAGACAAAGTCTAAGCTAAAACTCAGAAGAACATCAGCATTGAACTTCCCAGGGGCGAGGCCCAGTTCTGGATCCTGGGTCTTTGCAGTTATCAAAGGTCCCTGAGCCTGGGAATGAGGTTCAAAACTGGAGAGACCAAAAAAGAATTGAGTCGAGATGAAAGATGTGGACAGACCAGTTTGAGTCAGGCATAGTGGCATAGGCCTGTGGtaccagcactccggaggctgaACCTGGCCATTGCCTGTGGtaccagcactccggaggctgaGCCTGGCATAGGCCTGtggtaccagcactcaggaggctgagcctggCATAGGCCTGtggtaccagcactcaggaggctgaaccTGGCATAGGCCTGtggtaccagcactcaggaggctgaaccTGGCATAGGCCTGtggtaccagcactcaggaggctgagcctggCATAGGCCTGTGGtaccagcactccggaggctgaACCTGGCATAGGCCTGTGGtaccagcactccggaggctgaACCTGGCATAGGCCTGtggtaccagcactcaggaggctgaaccTGGCCATTGCCTGTGGtaccagcactcatgaggctgagCCTGGCATAGGCCTGTGgtaccagtactcaggaggctgagcctgACATAGGCCTGtggtaccagcactcaggaggctgagcctggCATAGGCCTGTGGtaccagcactccggaggctgaACCTAGCATAGGCCTGTggtaccagcactctggaggctcaGCCTGGCATAGGCCTGTagtaccagcactctggaggctgagccTGGCATAGGCCTGTagtaccagcactctggaggctgagccTGGCATAGGCCTGTGGtaccagcactcatgaggctgagCCTAGCATAGGCCTGtggtgccagcactcaggaggctgagcctggCATAGGCCTGtggtaccagcactcaggaggctgagcctggCATAGGCCTGtggtgccagcactcaggaggctgaaccTGGCATAGGCCTGtggtaccagcactcaggaggctgagcctggCCATTGCCTGtggtaccagcactcaggaagctgagcctGGCCATTGCCTGtggtaccagcactcaggaggctgagcctggCATAGGCCTGtggtaccagcactcaggaggctgagtaaGAAATGAATGGAAATCAGAGAGGGCAGGgtgcatttgggaggtagaggcaagacctggaattcatttatttattacgtataccattttctgcctgtatgtatgcctgtgtgcctgaagaggacgccagatctcattaaagtgggctgtgagccaccctgaggtaactgggaattgaactcaggacctctggaagggcagccagtgctcttaatctcagagccatctccccagcccaagacCTGGAATTTAAAGCTGTCCttggctatataatgagttcaaggccaacctgggatacccGAGACCATTTTTCAAAGGAACAgcaagaggagctggagagatgactctatGGTTGAgtccttttttttccttgcacAGGACAGAAGAtgagttcccaggacccataccaagtggttcacatacacacatatacataaataataaatttcaaaaaaaattttttggtttcttgagacagtctttctttgtgtaataatcctggctgtcctggaactcactctgtatgtaggtcaggctggcctcagattcattgagatcctcctgcctctgcctcctgagtgccggggttAAAAgtgagcaccaccagcacccGCCAAATTTCTGGAGATATGTCCCAGCAGTTAACAGTTTTTGCCCTTACAGAGgactaggttcagttcccagcacccacaaggtggttcACGACACTCTGTTCTAGGGCATCCaaagcccttttctggcctctgagtacatgtagtgcatagacatacatgcatgcaaaacgcccatacacataaatacaaaaaaaatttctgagacaagagctcactatctagctctgactgtcctggaactcgctctgtagaccaggctggtctctgactcacagatatcctcctgcctccgcctcccaagtgtgggattacaggtgctgTGCCACCAAACCTCGCcttaaatactttttaatttttaaaatgtcctccTGGTTTGTTTACCCTTTAAAAACTATtagcagccgggcgatggtggcgcacgcctttaatcccagcacttgggaggcagaggcaggcggatctctgtgagttcgagaccagcctggtctacaagagctagttccaggacaggctccaaagccacagagaaaccctgtctcgaaaaaccaaaaaaaaaaaaaaaaaaaaaaaaaaaactattagcataaggactggaaagatggctcagaagttaagagcacttgctgctctttcaaagaccTAGGTTCCATTTCCAGTACCCACGTGGTGGCTGACAACTAAGTCCAGGACATCCTATGTTGTCTTCTGATGTCtacgggcaccaggcacacatattgTACATAGACACACCTACAGGCAAAATACTaatgtacataaaacaaaataaatagatccTTATCATACTAGCGTAAAattctgtaataaaatattacCAAATCAACAAAAAATTTCTAGACTATGACTttttggcttcaaactcagagatcctgagCACATAGACAGAACTGGAGCCCCATAGCTCCCCAATCTGTAGGTCTTTTATCACTCCCTACCCATAGTCCTCCACACCACCCCTTCCTCCAGGATTCCTACCTGGGTTGTCTCTCTGGCAACTCAGATCTAAGTTCCTCTGGAGAAATGTTCTGAGAGAACAAATGACCATCATtcagtcagagaaagagagagaaggagggagggagggaacaaatAACCATCATTCAGTTCGTTAAATGAGCACTTGAAATGTGATCGTTGTTCTAAGAAGAAAAGCGTGGGCAGATTCATTGAGTTTTCTCAGAACTATATGGGAGGTCTTATTATACCCACTTGCCAGCtacagaaactgaggcacaccAATGTCAAGGGACTTGCTCCACATTGCAAGACAGTAAATGCCGGAGTTCTGATTTGAATCAGTGTTCCCATGGTAACCACTGCACTCTACTTCCTTTCAGGGGGCCCAAGGAAGCCCGGCTCCTCCTGGTCAATACCCTCCCTTGCCAAGAGCCTCAAccccagaaagaaggaaggaaggcaggctaaTGCGGACAGCGAAGTCACAAAATGGAAGGCTTATCCAGTTATACAGGGTCGTTGGTGGCTTTGAGCTACCTTATCTGTAACGGAAGCCCcaggtgctggctagttttatgtcaccttgacgtCTGAGGGGAGAAAGCACAATTGAGAAATTGTGTCTATTAGAAGGGCTGTAGACATCCTGTAAGACACTTTCTTTAGTAATACAGGAAGACTCAGACCATTGTGGGTTGGGCCactccctgggctgctggtcctgggttctataggaaggcaggctgagcaagccatgggaaacaaaccagtaagcagctccctccatggcctccacctcagctcctgcctccaggttcctgtctgctttgagttcttgccctgccTTCCATCAGTGGGACTGTGATTCAGGATATGCAAGCCAAATAACCCCTTTCTCCCCAGCTCGTGTGGGTCATGGCATCACAGCAATAGTTAACCCTAGCTAAAATAAccggctattttttttaaaaggcaggggtaaggcttgaactcactatgtaggatCAGGTTGGCTTCCaacacagagagatctgcctgcctctgccttttgagttctGGTATTAAAAACCAGAGCCACTGTGCCCAACCTTTGTTTGACTTTTTGATACAGGGCCTCTtgcagcccaggctatcctccaGCTAACGTTGTGGccctcccatctccacctctaGAGCGCAGGCATTATAAGCATGTGTCATTGTACCTTGCTTATGACGTACCCAGGAAGCAGTCTACCAACCCTGTCCCCAGACCTCTCACTGTTTTCAGGGGTCCTACATCCCGGCCCTCACCTGGAATTCTTCCTCCAGCACCACCATCTGCCGGTCTTTGTCCACTTTCACTGGAGAGGGATAGAACACAGGTTACAGGTCCCTCCCATCCCAGGGGACATTagcccagccctccctccctgtcaCCCCTGCCCCACCCTTTCATAGGGCAGAAGTCACTGACTTATGATGGCTGCATTGTCGGTCTCTTTTCGGAAGCGGAATTTCCTCAGCTTTTCCTTTAACTCCGGGTCCACTTCACACACGACCAGGGAGTCCGACTGCCAATGGGACAGGGAGGAGTTGAACTGGCTTGGCCTCTAGCCTGGCTCctttcctgactcagtttccccataaACCAGGGAAGAAGCTGAAGCTAGCCCATGTGAGAGGACTTTGGCAAACACCTCTGTGGGTGCCAGTCACTGTGACACACGGCTCAGCTCCGGGGTATACACAGAGGGCAGGTTCTACCTTCCTGCTAGGTTCTCATGGATTACTCCAGAAAACCCAAGGATCTGCTTGCTTGGGGCCAAAATAGAACCACCGCCTCTCTGCCCTAGCTATATCCTTTGCCTCAGCTGGGtaccttccttccctgcctgtgACCTTCATCCTCAGCTGACCTTCATCCAGGCACCCTCCTTGCCCCAGTCCACCCTAAAcagcaggaccaagcccttcctTGCCACCCAGGCCCTCTGACCATGGCTTTTCTGTCCTCAGGCCTCCTCTCAGTTCCGCTGTCTTCTAGAGGTGGGGACCCAGGCTGAGGGGCGGACTGGGAAGGGGAAGGCTTCACCTAACACCACATCCTGTTTATGCCCAGCCTGGGACAACTGTCACAAAgggctcctccccttccttccttccctgtatCTGCCAGAACCCAGGAGGCCTTGTGGCCACTGAGATGGAGGTTCGAATACACGGTGAGGCTTGCCCCACTGTCCGGCCCTAGCTAAGGAAATCCACGACTCTGGTCTGGGATCGCTGTGAAGATAATAGGTTCAGCTATCCCCCAGGTTGATAGACGTGCCCAATAGTTAGCAAGTCCGGTGTTGTAGAATACACCTTCAGTTCCTGCActtaggcagaagcaggaggatctttgtgagattgaggtcagcctggtcaatatagtgagttctaggacagctctTCCAGGGCTACTGTTAGAACATAGTCCAGGGATGGAGCTGCGTGAGGATTCTGAGTGCTTATGACAAACTGCAAGAAAACTAGACAGGCATCTTGTGAGTTTCTTCAaaacatggtttttgtttgtttgtttgtttgtttattttttggtttctcgagacaaagtttctctgtgtagccctggctgtcctggaactcgctctttaaaccaggctagcctaagACTCAGAGaacctccttcctctgcctccctggcactgggatgaaaggcctgtgccaccatgactggctaGGTCTCCGCCTCTTTTATCAACTTCACTCTCCAAGGTCTCATAGTTTCTAGAGTGGTGACTgactacaaagagagaccctgtctcaaaaataaataaaaatgccgggcggtggtggcgcacgcctttaatcccagcactcgggaggcagaggcaggcggatctctgtgagttcgagaccagcctggtctacaagagctagttccaggacaggctccaaaaccacagagaaaccctgtctcgaaaaaaccaaaaaaaaaaaaataaaataaaaaaaataaataaaaatggtatataatgtatttattccagcactcaggatggcTGCAAGTCTGAGGCCACCTGGTTGACAAGAGTGAACTCCAGGATAGGCAGAGTTACACATAGATACTACATCCCAAAAGACTGGAAtagggcctgtgagatggctcggtgggtaagggtacttgctaccaagcctggggAACTAGGTTCAGTCCCTGCAACCCACATGGGGAAGgcgagaaccaattcccacaaaTTATTCTATGACCTCCACAAATGGGATATGGCATTTTCatgtatatacaaacataaaaaaataaaaaaaatctaataaaaattttttaaatgagggcTGAAGCAatggttcagaggttcagagcactggctgctcttctggaggtcctgagttcaattcccagcacccagatggtgaTTCACCACCAtttacaggggatctgatgtgCTCTGGGCATAAAGTTGTAcatgcactcatatacataaaataaataaatcttttgaaaaattttaaaaatgaaagagtaGATACTAGTAGGGCATAGTGATGCATGtttgtaattccaacacttgggaggcaaaagcaggagagTGGAGAATtgcaggccatcctgggctacatagttcagctttttgtcaaatGCAGCAAAACAGAGCCAGTCCTCCCCCTCTAGCCTTTGGAAGATAAAGACAGGAGATGAAGAGTTAAGGCCACTTGTGGCTACATACCAAGTCTGAGGCCAATAAGGACCACAGTGAACCCAGCCTGGACCTAGAtcctgtcgagagagagagagaaagagagagagagagaaaacaaaaaaataaaaaaacaaacaaaccaaaaacaacaggATTCCAGAGATGGCTCACCAGCTAAGAGCAGTTAAAAACATTGGCAGCCTGgaggtgttggtgcacacctttaatctcaacactcagggcagaggcaggaggatctctgtgagtagaacacagcctggtctagagagcaagttccaggacagccagagcgatacagagagaccctgtctcgagaaaccaacaccaacaaaacaaaagagcactGGTTACCCTTGAAGAGgatcagggtttgattcccagcacctacacagtagtcaactccagttccagggcatccaacaccaGTTTcggacctctgtgggcaccagacatacatgtcgtatacatacatacatgcaggtaaaacactcacacaaaataaaataaatcttttttttaaagattttatttatttatttattatgtatacaacattctgcctccatgtatgcccgcacaccagaagagggcgccagatctcattacagatggttgtgagccaccacatggttgctgggaattgaactcaggacctctggaagagcagccagtgctcttaacctctgagccatctctctagcccaaaataaatcttaaagaataaaaaggaacaacaagcaaaaacttcagaaaaatctgataaaacaaacaaaggagtGTTGAGGGGTTGTGTGTAGCTCAGCAAAAGCATGTGTTAACACACACAAGGCCTGGCTTTTTGTTctcatgcaaaacacacacacatacacacacacgaagtaCTCATGTTCCTGTCCCCTTCTTGAAATAGAATACTGGGTAATATGACCTACTTAAGtgcatagattttaaaaaatcaatgaataaacCCAAGTGTTCTACAAAGAAGTTATACAAACAAAGTACTTTATGAGAAAATCATATGTATTTTAGTGAAGAAATAcaggcaagaaaaaaatattcctaaTCCCTAGCTCGGCTTGGCTTTCCGTGCTGGCTCTCCTTTCTAACAATGGTCAGACCCCACCACTGGTCTCCACTCCACCTGCCAGGCCACCACTACAGCTATTCTCCAACCCTTCCCGTAATCTGTCCCTGTCCCTTGATGACTCTCCCTCTGAGGTCTCGTGAAATGTTAGTTCTTCCACTTTCAAAATGAACAGCTTCGTCTCCAGCCATGTGTGGTGAGACACGAGTaattctcaggaggctgaggcaggagtattggCCAGCTAGGGGTATATAACAAGACACCGTCTCCAAAGACCAAAAAttagggggggggggaatagagcaatagttaagagcactggctgctcgtccAGAGATCTCACGTTCCATTTCCCAAACACACGTGATGTCTAagaactgtctataactctacttccaggggatccaatgccctcttctggtctccatgggcaccaggcatacatgtggcacacagaaaAACACGCAGGCAaagacccatacacatacaataaaaactgATCTATAAACAAACATTAATCTAGCTGGCAccatagctcagttggtggagtacttgtctagcatgcatgccCTGGGcacaatccccagcaccatataaactaTATAAAGTAGCACATTTAGCACTCAAGAGGAGCAGGCAGGAGGGTCTacagttcaaagtcattctcggCTACCTGGAGAGTTAAGAGGCCCAACTGGGAAGagatgtctcaaaaagaaatagctgggtttggtggtgcatacctttcaCCCAGGTACCCAGGAGCCAAAGGCAGATGGATCCTCTATGAATCTGaaggcagcctggtttacacagccaagttccaggacagctagggctacacagtgagaccctgtctcaaagcaaacaggATCACGGAGTTTGCTCAGTAGATTAAGGTGTGTGGTGCAAAGCCTGACCACGTAAGTTTGAACCCATACGGTAAAACAGAACTGATTCTTCCTGTTCTCTGTCACTTGGCAGCCCCACCTGCTGCTGATTTTCTTCCAAACTTTCCCAAAACAATTGTCTATACTTGCTACTTCCCAATTTTCTCTTAAACTCCATGCCACAATGctagcttttttatttatttatttttatttatttatatattttgagaccgggtttttttctgagtagccctgactgtcctgcagCTCacttttgtggaccaggctggcctccaactcagaggtccacctgcctccacttcctgagtgctgggattaagagcatgcaccaccacacctggctcttaaactattgttaaacttttttttaatttttatttattatgtatacaatattctgtctgtatatctgcaggccagaagagggcacaagaccccattacagatggttgtgagccaccatgtggttgctgggaactgaactcaggac is from Microtus pennsylvanicus isolate mMicPen1 chromosome 1, mMicPen1.hap1, whole genome shotgun sequence and encodes:
- the Gmfg gene encoding glia maturation factor gamma isoform X3, with protein sequence MSDSLVVCEVDPELKEKLRKFRFRKETDNAAIIMKVDKDRQMVVLEEEFQNISPEELRSELPERQPRFVVYSYKYVHADGRVSYPLCFIFSSPVGCKPEQQMMYAGSKNRLVQTAELTKVFEIRTTDDLTESWLQEKLAFFR
- the Gmfg gene encoding glia maturation factor gamma isoform X1 is translated as MEIAPVTFVVILVRPQIVLCRGSRSRLGSLWSLLASDLSDSLVVCEVDPELKEKLRKFRFRKETDNAAIIMKVDKDRQMVVLEEEFQNISPEELRSELPERQPRFVVYSYKYVHADGRVSYPLCFIFSSPVGCKPEQQMMYAGSKNRLVQTAELTKVFEIRTTDDLTESWLQEKLAFFR
- the Gmfg gene encoding glia maturation factor gamma isoform X2, whose product is MSDSLVVCEVDPELKEKLRKFRFRKETDNAAIIMKVDKDRQMVVLEEEFQNISPEELRSELPERQPRFVVYSYKYVHADGRVSYPLCFIFSSPVGCKPEQQMMYAGSKNRLVQTAELTKVFEIRTTDDLTESWLQEKLAFFR